ATAAATAGGGGGATTGGGAGTTATGGATGGGGATTGGTTCGATTTTGGATTTGGAACTTTAGATTTTAGATTGGGGGTTAACTCCTGAGTCTCTAGTCCCGATGAAGCATCAATAACGCCAAATTCGATGCTAGCGCGGTCGTGTTGGGATGTGTACTTCCAAGCATTACCGATCAGGTTCTCTAGTACGATCTGGAGTAGCCTGCGATCGCCGTTGGCAACTACTCCTGCTTGGATTTGAAATTCCACACTGCGTTCCGGTTGCGTCTTTTGCAGTTCTTTGGCGATCGCCCCAGCCATTGCACTCATGTCAATTTCCTCTCGCTTTATCTCGCAGCCCGTAACTCGCGACAGCGCTAGCAAATCCTCAATCAGTTGAGACATCCGGTTTGTAGAATAACGAATGCGCTCTATGTATGTTTGACCGTCACCACCCAGCTTGTCAGCATAATCTCTCACCAGCATTTTGCTAAAACCTTCAATGCGGCGCAGCGGGGCACGCAAGTCGTGGGATACAGAGTAGCTGAAGCTTTCTAGCTCTTGATTAACTACTTCCAGTTGGGCGGTGCGCTCTTTAAGGGCGACTTGCCCGAAATACTTAATGGTGATATCGTCGATCAGCCAGAGACGACCGGGCACATCGCGTACCTTAGTCGGGGTACTGGAAATACTCAGTACCGTTGGATCGTCGCCGCTAAAAATCCAGTGCCAATCGCGAATTTCAGCCCCCTGTTGAGAAAAAAACTGCGCCCCCTGAACAGCGATCGCCTCGCGATTTTCAGCGCTCATCCGTAACTTTGCCATAGCCTGCGATATCAACAGCGGTTCGACATCCCCTGGCATTAGACTGAGTAGATCTGCGGCAGTCTGATTCAGCCAGCCATGTTCGCCACTCTCATCAACAAACACCACCCCTTGCGGTATCGTCTCTAAAATAGCGCTGTAGCGTGCTTGTAGTTTGTCGAAGCTGAAGGTGGTGTGTTGAAACCGCAATACAGTTCTCAGCCCCCCTAATACCGACTCGATGAAGCGTCGCAGATTTAAAGAGATGTCAGTGCGGGTATACCAAATTAGCAGGATCGCCCCCTGCACCCCTGAAGAGTCTCCCTTACTAACGGCAGGATCGAAGGGGGGTTGGAGTGGTAAAATCGCCAGCGACTGGGTTCCTTTAGCAACCAAAATACGCGCAGCATCAGGGCTAGAAGCATACTCAGGGTAGTAGCGGCAGCGGTTGTCTGTAAGTGCCGACTCAAATAGTTTGGGAGTTGTTAGTTTATTGGGCAGAGGCGCACAGCCCTTGGCTCCCTTGGGGGGGAGGCAGACGAATGCTTCAGCAGTAACATCGTCGAGTTGCCGCAGTGCAAAAGCCGCATCAGCAAGCGCAAAGTCTCGCAGCAAGGCGATCGCTTGCTCGATAACGCTGTCGGGAGTAGCAGCGTTATCGGCATTAGTGAGCGTAGCTAGTACTGAGCGAGATGCCAAATCCCACTCAATACGGAGGATAAATGTGCGTAATAGTATACCTAGTAGGGCAGCCCCAATTGCGCTGGCGATCGCTCTTGTCTCAAAATGCGCCTGATGCGTCAGCAACACGTCGCTACCCAAGAGCGCTCCTGTCAGCAACGATGCTACCCCTGCTGCTAGCAAACCCTGCGCTGGTGGGAGGGGTAGCATTGCCCCTACCGCCAATAGCAGCGGTGTTAGAAGTAGAACGGGAGACAGTCCGGCTAGAACTCCCAACCCCACAATTGCAATTGTTAGCCCTATTAAAGTTGGTCTAAAAGTTGGTAGCCGAGCCGGATGATTGTGCGGAGAGTTGGTAAAAAATAGCCAACTTTGCCGCATTAGCAGGCCACATTCTATGGTAAAACTCCAATATTTTGATGTTCGTTCCATCACACAGATGGTAGCCTGATTTAATACCTGGCTGGGAACGTAGATTTTTAGTTCCAGGCGGCTGCTGCAACTTTGGCGATCGCGCTTGTCACTACGTCGGGCGAACTCATGTGAGGTAAATGACCATTTGCAGCTATGGGTAGCAGTTTACTGGTAGATACGTTTCGCGATATGTAAGTGCCCACCTCTGTAGGCACGGCAACGTCGTTGTTCGACTGTAAAACCAGTGTTGGTACTTTCAGGCGAGACAATTCAGCGCGGTGGTCGGATTGGTAAATCACCCGTGCTACGGCGATCGCTATATCCGGGCGGATTGCCGAAAGGGTATTTGCAAACTCAGTAGCCAGTTCTGGACGCTCTGGGTTGCCCATTGCTATTGGCGCAAATCCACTCGCCCAAGCATGGTAATTGGATGACATGGCAGCATAAAATGCATCCAGGTCAGATTGCTCGAAGCCGCCGACGTATCCTGTATCGTTCAGGTAGCGGGGCGATGCGCTTACGAATATCAGATGGCTGAACAGTTCTGGATCTTCCAACGCCGCTAGCATGCTCACCATCCCGCTAACTGAGTGCCCCACCAGCAGGCAATTTTTAAGTTTTAATTCGTAGCACACTTCTAGCAAATCCTCGGCGTAACTATGGAGGCTGCTGTAGCGGCGCGGACTGTAAGCATTAAAATCTGATTTTCCCGCACCTACGTGATCGAAGAGTACGATGCGATATTTCGATGCTAATGCCGCTACTTGGTGTCTCCAAGCTGTCTGGTCGGAGCCGAAGCCATGGGCAAACACGAGTGTCTGCTTGCCATTGCCCAGCACGTTTACATTATTCCGCTGTAGGACGCTCGTTGCCATAGTTGAGTTCTTTAGTTTTGAGTTTACATCGCCGCTGGGGGCGCTTTGGTTCAGATTTTGGAACTTAAGCGTTTAGGAATTATCAGTTCGCTTGTTAATACTTAATTTAAGATAAAAAGCCAAAAAGCCCAAATTATGCTTCTACCAACTAATGTCTCCCCACTGGATGGTAAAAGCCTGGTAGCTTCACCAACAAAATGAAATTACTATTAGCAACAACTTTAAAAAAGTTATAAGCCATAAATGAGGGTTATCATTTCTGCTGTTAGTTAATTATAAAGCAACAATTTTCCTTTATCATTTAATAAAATAATTGGCTAGCTCTTTTATCAGTTTGTTGCAAAAACAACCATAACTTTAAAATTGTAATGATTTTTTAAAGAGAATGTAATGTTATTTCATAAGGCAGAGGCGAGAATACTGCCAATGCCTGAAGATATCAGAGGTTAAAATTGCTATGGGCACAGAGCAATTGGTGGCGCGATCGCTATTACAACTCGGCTGCATACTACAAAAGGTTAGTGGGTTATGGTTGGGAAGTAAGTCACGGGAGGAATTGTAACCTTGATTCCCGATCCCCCTTCATCGAAGAACAAAGGCTCAAAGGCATCAGAAACATCCCTAGAAGCCGGGTTAGCGGCTTTAAAGAAGTCTGATTACCCTCGCGCGATCGCGCTCTTAGAAAACGTCTGCCAGTTTGAGCTAAGTGAAAATATAGTATTACGCGCTCAAATGGGGCTGGTAGCAGCTTATGAACGCGCTGGCGAAGTCGAAAGAGCGATCGCGCTATGCCAAACCCTAGCTCAAAGCTCGAACCCCAAAGTGAAACAATGGGGCGATCGCGCTCTTGCAGATATAGCAAAGCGTTACCCTGGAGGTTTGGCCAATAGCGTCAACTCCGCGCCACAACCAGCATCAGATGTAACGGGCTTTGTGCCCATAGACCAGAAGCAACCTCCCAATCCGATATCCGCAGCAGGATCGGATGTCACGGGCTTCGTGTCATTAGACCAGACACCTGCAAATCGGACGCGATCGCCCGCATCAGAAAGTACGGGTTTTGTCCCAATAAATCAAACGTCTCAAGCGGGAAAAACAACAGAGAAATCGCCTCGCCCCCCTTCCTCCGTCCCTCCCCAAGGAGGTAGGAGCAGTATCCCCGTACCTCCCGCAGAGAAGAAGAGCAACAGAGCAGAAAAGCCAGAAAAACCCCTAATAAAAGCTGAGGAAGAGAATTATTCAGCTAGCACTGAAGAACTAACGGAAACTGAAGAACTAACGGAAACTGAAGAATTAGTAAACGTTCAAAACTCAACACTAGCCTCTTGGCGACAGGCTGGACGCGCCTCTTCTTGGCGTACGATGAAGCCAATAAAGCTAAGACGCCTGTGGATGGTGCAAGCGGGAACTGCGATCGCTCTTTTTTGGTTGATTAACAGCCTCATCCACTGGGCTTTAGCCAGTATTTACGGTATTCTCCCTTCCTTGCCCTTCGGTCAACAGATTATAAGTTTCTATAACGCTCCGACTCTCCCCCTCTCAATTTTTCTGCTCGTCCTTCTCTGCACGTCCCCTTGGTTAATCGACGCGCTGCTAAAACTTTTTTACCCCCAAATTAGCTCTCTATCTCTGCCAGTGCTTGCAAAACACAGCCCAGAAGCAGCCAAGGTGTTGCCTCGTGTTTGCCGCCAGCATCGCGTTTCTATGCCCGCTTTGAAGGTTTTACCAACTAATGCACCGATTGCACTGAGTTATGGAAATCTGCCTCGTAACGCGAGGATTGTGGTAAGTCAGGGATTGTTGCAGCAATTAACAGATGACGAGATAGCTAATATCTATGCTGGTGAGTTGGGGCATATTGTCCAACACAAACCGATAGGTTTAGCGATCGCAGCTGTAGTGTACTTAATTGGCGGCTTGTTAACTCTGGC
This genomic stretch from Microcoleus sp. FACHB-831 harbors:
- a CDS encoding ATP-binding protein, which translates into the protein MERTSKYWSFTIECGLLMRQSWLFFTNSPHNHPARLPTFRPTLIGLTIAIVGLGVLAGLSPVLLLTPLLLAVGAMLPLPPAQGLLAAGVASLLTGALLGSDVLLTHQAHFETRAIASAIGAALLGILLRTFILRIEWDLASRSVLATLTNADNAATPDSVIEQAIALLRDFALADAAFALRQLDDVTAEAFVCLPPKGAKGCAPLPNKLTTPKLFESALTDNRCRYYPEYASSPDAARILVAKGTQSLAILPLQPPFDPAVSKGDSSGVQGAILLIWYTRTDISLNLRRFIESVLGGLRTVLRFQHTTFSFDKLQARYSAILETIPQGVVFVDESGEHGWLNQTAADLLSLMPGDVEPLLISQAMAKLRMSAENREAIAVQGAQFFSQQGAEIRDWHWIFSGDDPTVLSISSTPTKVRDVPGRLWLIDDITIKYFGQVALKERTAQLEVVNQELESFSYSVSHDLRAPLRRIEGFSKMLVRDYADKLGGDGQTYIERIRYSTNRMSQLIEDLLALSRVTGCEIKREEIDMSAMAGAIAKELQKTQPERSVEFQIQAGVVANGDRRLLQIVLENLIGNAWKYTSQHDRASIEFGVIDASSGLETQELTPNLKSKVPNPKSNQSPSITPNPPIYFLRDDGAGFDMTYADKLFGAFQRLHVNSQFEGTGIGLATVQRIIHRHGGRIWAKAAVEQGATFYFTL
- a CDS encoding alpha/beta fold hydrolase, with product MATSVLQRNNVNVLGNGKQTLVFAHGFGSDQTAWRHQVAALASKYRIVLFDHVGAGKSDFNAYSPRRYSSLHSYAEDLLEVCYELKLKNCLLVGHSVSGMVSMLAALEDPELFSHLIFVSASPRYLNDTGYVGGFEQSDLDAFYAAMSSNYHAWASGFAPIAMGNPERPELATEFANTLSAIRPDIAIAVARVIYQSDHRAELSRLKVPTLVLQSNNDVAVPTEVGTYISRNVSTSKLLPIAANGHLPHMSSPDVVTSAIAKVAAAAWN
- a CDS encoding M48 family metalloprotease, producing the protein MIPDPPSSKNKGSKASETSLEAGLAALKKSDYPRAIALLENVCQFELSENIVLRAQMGLVAAYERAGEVERAIALCQTLAQSSNPKVKQWGDRALADIAKRYPGGLANSVNSAPQPASDVTGFVPIDQKQPPNPISAAGSDVTGFVSLDQTPANRTRSPASESTGFVPINQTSQAGKTTEKSPRPPSSVPPQGGRSSIPVPPAEKKSNRAEKPEKPLIKAEEENYSASTEELTETEELTETEELVNVQNSTLASWRQAGRASSWRTMKPIKLRRLWMVQAGTAIALFWLINSLIHWALASIYGILPSLPFGQQIISFYNAPTLPLSIFLLVLLCTSPWLIDALLKLFYPQISSLSLPVLAKHSPEAAKVLPRVCRQHRVSMPALKVLPTNAPIALSYGNLPRNARIVVSQGLLQQLTDDEIANIYAGELGHIVQHKPIGLAIAAVVYLIGGLLTLAGNFELAGYCWWIAIACLPVGFNLALMSLIVLIIQIPYSAYWQVAKWANGIKLKIQTEKLQGFVLFVYRAELYAAGVVAAVSYGLYWLLRWPGLWFSRARIYYSDRIAAETTGNPNGLTRALLKIAMGTSADVKEQRLTSWLLQGFDLLTPLGYRQAIALGSFYPQKPFEELLAWDCINPYRNWLVTTYSHPLTGDRLQLLSRYAQFWQLETELDLQPSAPFPRTLPAKAEKVLGSHKGLPLLQSALFFGLLIAIALRILFWILGGIGNLLNIWQLIWMFGSSTLFVGCLLVGFSLSIFMHINAYFPDIKTDNLPKQSSLPDLVANPTLMVADSLPVALTGKLLGRPGCLNWLGQDLILETPKGLVKLHFYSFLGPFGNLWARAVRPSDFIERQVTVTGWFRRGATAWIDLETISAPGGVNITAKFPIWVTALACASAVWGAWIIWQASA